Proteins from a genomic interval of Physeter macrocephalus isolate SW-GA chromosome 21, ASM283717v5, whole genome shotgun sequence:
- the LOC102978239 gene encoding ferritin light chain-like yields the protein MAEAVGVPKGRWAGHFRGQACLVQIPELGQEGVLGNSLRTAVAHLSLSFYFDSNNGTLDSVGHIFRQLAEEKCEGAQRLLKMQNQCCGHALFQDARKPSQDELGKTQDAVEASILREKNLNQALSDLRALGSARADSHLCDFLESRFLEEQICQFLYVKAVPSNY from the exons ATGGCAGAGGCTGTGGGAGTGCCCAAGGGCAGGTGGGCAGGTCACTTTCGTGGCCAGGCCTGCCTGGTCCAGATTCCCGAACTGGGCCAGGAGGGTGTGTTGGGCAACTCTCTGAGGACGGCAGTGGCT CATCTCTCTCTGAGCTTCTATTTCGACAGCAACAATGGGACTCTGGACAGTGTGGGCCACATTTTTCGCCAACTGGCTGAGGAGAAGTGTGAGGGCGCCCAGCGtctcttgaaaatgcaaaaccaGTGCTGCGGCCACGCCCTCTTCCAGGATGCACGGAAGCCTTCTCAAGATGAGTTGGGTAAAACCCAGGACGCTGTGGAAGCCTCCATTCTTAGGGAGAAGAACCTGAACCAGGCACTATCTGATCTGCGCGCCCTGGGTTCTGCCCGCGCGGACTCCCACCTCTGTGACTTCCTGGAGAGCCGCTTCCTGGAGGAGCAGATCTGCCAATTTTTATATGTGAAAGCTGTTCCCTCGAATTATTAA